AACCAACTGTCCTGTTCCGGGTCCTGTTCCCACCAGCCCTGCCAACCGCGATTACCAGCCCGGGTTCGCGGGGGCATTGATGGCAAAGGATCTCCGGCTGGCGGTGAATGCCCTGGAAAGTACGGGCGTTGCTGCCGAAATGGGGCCACTGGCCTCCAGGATTTACGACGCCTTTGCCGCCGGGGAGGGTGCTGCCCGGGACTTCTCCGGGATCATCACGGATATCCGGGAGAAGTCGCAATCCCCGGGTGCTGCCGGCGGCGACGGTACGGCGGGGGAATAGGGTGGCATGACGACTACTACGGAAACTACGACGACTACGGAAACTACGGAAGAAGGACGCGGAGTGACCCAGCACCACCAGGACGTAGCCCAGTACCGGAACATCATGGTGGAGCGCCGTGGCCGCGTTGGCCTGGTAACGCTGAACCGGCCTTCGGCGTTGAACGCGCTGAACACGGCCTTGATGAACGAACTCGTTGAAGCCGTGACTGACATGGACCGCGATCCCGGGGTGGGGGCAGTGGTCATCACCGGTTCCGCCAAAGCCTTCGCAGCGGGGGCGGACATCAAAGAAATGTCCGCCAACACCTACATGGACATGTACGCGGCGGATTGGTTCCGGCATTGGGAGGACCTCACGCGCTTGCGGATCCCGGTCATCGCCGCCGTGTCCGGGTTCGCGCTCGGCGGCGGGTGTGAGCTGGCGATGATGGCTGACTTCATCATCGCCGGGGACAACGCCAAGTTCGGGCAACCGGAAATCAACCTCGGTGTTATCCCGGGGATGGGCGGTTCCCAGAGGCTTACCCGCGCAGTGGGCAAGGCCAAAGCCATGGACATGGTGCTCACAGGGCGTTTCATGGACGCGGAGGAAGCCGAACGCTCCGGGCTCGTTTCCCGGGTGGTTCCCGCTGCGGAGGTCGTTGAGGAGGCACTAAAAGCCGCCGAGACCATTGCATCGAAGTCGAAGCCGGCCGCCATGGTGGCCAAGGAAGCAGTCAACGCGGCGTTCGAAATGGGGTTGGCCCAGGGCGTGCTCTTTGAACGGCGGGTGTTCCACTCCCTGTTTGCCACAGAGGACCAAAAGGAAGGCATGGCAGCCTTCACGGAAAAGCGGGAACCGGAATTCAAACACCGCTAAAGGCCTGATTCGATCGTGTGACGCCTGATTCGATCGTGTGGGGCCCTGGTCCGATCGTGTGGGGCCCTGGTCCGATCGCGTGGGGCCGGCGTCATTTTCGGGTGCGGGGCGCGCAGGCCCGGGCCCGCAGCGCGGAATAGGTGGGGCGCCCGGATAGACTCCTGTTCACAAGAGGGCCTGCAACAGACCACATGGGGAGAGAACATGTCAACGGAGAACGTTCGCGCCGAATCGGTGGACCCTGCTGAGTCATCCGAAGCGGGGACACCGGTGAATACCCTGGCTATTGTGTCAGCCGGTATTGCAGCCCTTGCCGTGGTTGGGCTGTTCCTTGCCGGCATGGCCATCATCGCCGTCTTCGCCGTTGGCGCCGGGCACGTGGCCCTGAACCAGATTGGGCAGCGGCAAGAACGCGGGCGGGCGCTCGCGGTTTCTGCATTGGTGATCGGCTACGGAATTGCCGCCCTTTCGCTCGTTTCGGCGCTGATCTATACGCTCACGCGCTAACTTTCCGGCCACTGCGGCGACACGAATTGCCGCCGAACCCTTCTTCATAGACGGATTATCCCGACGACTGGAAGAAGGACGGCTGTGTCCTGGCAGTTCTGTGACAATTTTGCCTGCCCCAAAGAATGGCATTGGACCGGCTTTTCGGAGGTCCCCGAAGCATGTGTGGACGAGAAGTGGTTGATTACTAAGCATGCTGATAATATGGTCGTGCCGTGACGGAGAAAGAAGCAAAGCTAGCCAATGGGGGTGGCGGTATGGCAGAGCGGAAGGTTCCGGAAGTGATCGATCAGGAAGTAATCCGGCGCGAGGCATCAAGTGTCCTCGCCGCCGGAGACGTGTCGCTTACCGAGTTGTGGATTGAGTTCTTCGCCCGGGGAGGGATGGCAGGCCTCGAGGAATTCGAGGCCTTTGTGCGCGGACTCATGACTGTGGCCAACACCGAC
The Paenarthrobacter ureafaciens genome window above contains:
- a CDS encoding enoyl-CoA hydratase → MTQHHQDVAQYRNIMVERRGRVGLVTLNRPSALNALNTALMNELVEAVTDMDRDPGVGAVVITGSAKAFAAGADIKEMSANTYMDMYAADWFRHWEDLTRLRIPVIAAVSGFALGGGCELAMMADFIIAGDNAKFGQPEINLGVIPGMGGSQRLTRAVGKAKAMDMVLTGRFMDAEEAERSGLVSRVVPAAEVVEEALKAAETIASKSKPAAMVAKEAVNAAFEMGLAQGVLFERRVFHSLFATEDQKEGMAAFTEKREPEFKHR
- a CDS encoding DUF4190 domain-containing protein is translated as MSTENVRAESVDPAESSEAGTPVNTLAIVSAGIAALAVVGLFLAGMAIIAVFAVGAGHVALNQIGQRQERGRALAVSALVIGYGIAALSLVSALIYTLTR